A stretch of Brassica rapa cultivar Chiifu-401-42 chromosome A08, CAAS_Brap_v3.01, whole genome shotgun sequence DNA encodes these proteins:
- the LOC103833827 gene encoding sulfiredoxin, chloroplastic/mitochondrial isoform X2, which yields MANLMMLRFPSSLRSFSVSASSSNGSPPVIGGSSGGVGPMIVELPLEKIRRPLMRTRSNDQNKVKELMDSIRQIGLQVPIDVIEVDGAYYGFSGCHRYEAHQKLGLPTIRCKIRKGTKETLRHHLR from the exons ATGGCGAATTTGATGATGCTGAGGTTTCCAAGTAGCTTGAGGAGCTTCTCCGTTTCCGCTTCTTCATCGAACG GTTCGCCGCCGGTGATCGGAGGATCTAGCGGCGGTGTAGGGCCGATGATCGTGGAATTGCCGCTGGAGAAGATAAGGAGACCGTTGATGCGAACAAGATCCAACGATCAGAACAAAGTGAAGGAGCTCATGGACAGCATTCGCCAGATCGGTCTTCAAGTCCCG ATCGATGTGATTGAAGTTGATGGAGCTTACTATG GCTTCTCGGGTTGTCACAGGTACGAGGCACATCAGAAGCTAGGTCTCCCAACTATACGCTGCAAAATCCGCAAAGGAACAAAGGAAACGCTAAG GCATCACCTTCGCTGA
- the LOC103833829 gene encoding uncharacterized protein LOC103833829 yields the protein MDLQPEELQFLTIPQLLQESISIKKRSPRTFYLITLSLIFPLSFAILAHSLFTQPILAKLDSSDPPNSDRSRHDWTVLLTFQFSYLIFLFSFSLLSTAAVVFTVASLYTGKPVSFSSTITAIPKVFKRLMITFLWVALLMFAYNSVFLVFLAILILALYLNSVGLAIIAGVIISVLYFGVHVYFTALWHLGSVVSVLEPVYGLAAMRKAYELLKGKTKMAMVLVFVYLLLCALIGGAFGGIVVHGGGKFGTLTRTLVGGLLVGLLVMVNLVGLLVQSVFYYVCKSYHHQTIDKTVLYDHLGGYLGEYVPLKSNIQLENLEF from the coding sequence ATGGATCTCCAGCCAGAAGAGCTCCAGTTCTTGACGATTCCTCAACTACTTCAAGAATCCATCTCAATCAAGAAACGATCTCCAAGAACCTTCTACCTCATAACCCTCTCCCTAATCTTCCCTCTCTCCTTCGCCATCCTTGCCCATTCTCTCTTCACTCAGCCCATTCTCGCCAAGCTCGACTCCTCCGACCCACCAAACTCCGACCGTTCCCGGCACGACTGGACCGTGCTCCTTACCTTCCAGTTCAGCTACctcatcttcctcttctccttctctctcctCTCAACCGCCGCTGTAGTCTTTACCGTCGCTTCTCTCTACACCGGCAAACCTGTCTCCTTCTCTTCCACCATCACTGCCATCCCCAAAGTCTTCAAACGCCTCATGATCACTTTCCTTTGGGTTGCTCTCTTGATGTTCGCTTACAACTCAGTCTTCCTCGTGTTCCTTGCGATCCTTATCCTAGCTCTATATTTGAACAGTGTAGGCTTAGCGATCATCGCCGGAGTTATAATCTCTGTTCTTTACTTCGGTGTTCATGTCTACTTCACTGCCTTATGGCATCTAGGTAGTGTGGTTTCCGTTCTTGAGCCCGTTTATGGACTCGCTGCCATGAGAAAAGCTTATGAGCTTCTCAAAGGGAAGACTAAGATGGCTATGGTGTTGGTCTTTGTTTACCTTTTGCTTTGTGCGTTGATTGGTGGTGCTTTTGGAGGGATTGTGGTTCATGGTGGGGGAAAGTTTGGGACTTTGACTAGGACTCTTGTTGGTGGGTTGCTTGTTGGTTTGCTTGTGATGGTGAATCTTGTGGGTTTGTTGGTTCAGAGTGTGTTTTATTACGTTTGCAAGAGTTATCATCATCAGACGATTGATAAGACGGTTTTGTATGATCATCTTGGTGGGTATCTTGGAGAGTATGTGCCTCTTAAGAGCAATATTCAGTTGGAGAATTTAGAGTTTTGA
- the LOC103833827 gene encoding sulfiredoxin, chloroplastic/mitochondrial isoform X1 → MANLMMLRFPSSLRSFSVSASSSNGSPPVIGGSSGGVGPMIVELPLEKIRRPLMRTRSNDQNKVKELMDSIRQIGLQVPIDVIEVDGAYYGFSGCHRYEAHQKLGLPTIRCKIRKGTKETLSLFRFTGITFAESIHFIL, encoded by the exons ATGGCGAATTTGATGATGCTGAGGTTTCCAAGTAGCTTGAGGAGCTTCTCCGTTTCCGCTTCTTCATCGAACG GTTCGCCGCCGGTGATCGGAGGATCTAGCGGCGGTGTAGGGCCGATGATCGTGGAATTGCCGCTGGAGAAGATAAGGAGACCGTTGATGCGAACAAGATCCAACGATCAGAACAAAGTGAAGGAGCTCATGGACAGCATTCGCCAGATCGGTCTTCAAGTCCCG ATCGATGTGATTGAAGTTGATGGAGCTTACTATG GCTTCTCGGGTTGTCACAGGTACGAGGCACATCAGAAGCTAGGTCTCCCAACTATACGCTGCAAAATCCGCAAAGGAACAAAGGAAACGCTAAG CTTATTTCGTTTCACAGGCATCACCTTCGCTGAGAGTATTCACTTTATTTTATGA